One Aliidiomarina minuta genomic region harbors:
- the ggt gene encoding gamma-glutamyltransferase: MLFFRSPAFCVLVLTFSIIGCSPQTEEIEAYEPEAATGFQQHQLEQAEHYMVAAANGYAVESGLNVLAQGGNAIDAAIAVQAMLTLVEPQSSGIGGGAFILYWDAAEKELHTLDARETAPAAASADLFLDAEGEPVPWIDAVVGGRSVGTPGLLHGLDMAHQRWGRLPWDSLFDDAIVQAEQGFMVSPRLQQLLEMDINPGVRQLTTTRNYFFPDGSALQAGDVKRNPELASSLRKVANEGIDVFYRGELGSDLVAAVQNAEIAPGVLTTEDLSKYEATWREPVCSDYRSHQVCSMGPPSSGGITLLQTLKMLQGFELSEYDINSSQPWHWFTQASRLAFADRDRYLADSDFVEVPVEQLLDAEYLRHRAQLIGDEDMGPAEAGIFSGYAEEVAGVIQYEQPNTTQISIVDAEGNAVSMTSTIEMGFGSSVMSNGFLLNNQLTDFDFQPQTETGLAANRIEPGKRPRSSMSPVMVFDGDQSLRHVLGSPGGPRIINYVTQTVMALIDWELDIQSAINLPKVTNLNGQTAIEEDVAPEFWADEFRQRGHQLQVRPLNSGLHGITIESSGLLYGGADPRREGVAKGQ; this comes from the coding sequence ATGTTGTTTTTCCGATCGCCCGCGTTCTGCGTTTTAGTTCTCACGTTTAGCATTATCGGTTGCTCGCCTCAGACGGAGGAGATTGAAGCCTATGAACCTGAGGCCGCTACAGGATTTCAGCAGCATCAGCTGGAGCAGGCAGAACATTATATGGTTGCTGCGGCTAACGGGTATGCGGTGGAATCCGGCCTTAATGTGCTGGCTCAGGGCGGCAATGCTATTGACGCGGCAATTGCGGTTCAGGCCATGCTGACGTTGGTTGAACCGCAATCATCGGGTATCGGAGGTGGAGCTTTTATCTTGTACTGGGATGCTGCGGAAAAGGAGCTGCATACGCTTGATGCACGTGAGACTGCACCTGCTGCTGCCAGCGCCGATTTATTTCTCGATGCAGAGGGAGAACCTGTCCCATGGATAGATGCTGTGGTGGGGGGGCGCTCTGTTGGAACACCCGGCCTTTTGCATGGTTTAGATATGGCTCATCAGCGCTGGGGGCGTTTACCCTGGGATAGTCTTTTTGATGATGCAATAGTACAGGCGGAGCAAGGGTTTATGGTGTCGCCCCGTTTGCAACAGTTATTGGAAATGGACATTAATCCGGGTGTGCGTCAGCTAACCACTACCCGCAATTACTTTTTTCCGGACGGTAGTGCCTTGCAAGCAGGAGATGTGAAGCGCAACCCGGAATTAGCGAGTAGTTTACGCAAGGTGGCGAATGAAGGGATAGATGTTTTTTATCGCGGTGAGCTGGGTAGCGATTTGGTTGCTGCGGTGCAGAATGCAGAAATTGCACCTGGGGTGCTGACTACTGAAGATTTATCTAAGTATGAAGCGACCTGGCGTGAGCCGGTATGTTCAGACTACCGCAGCCATCAGGTATGCAGTATGGGGCCACCCAGCTCTGGCGGTATTACTTTATTGCAAACTTTAAAAATGCTGCAAGGTTTTGAATTAAGCGAATATGATATTAACAGTAGTCAGCCCTGGCACTGGTTTACCCAGGCTTCGCGGCTGGCTTTTGCTGATCGGGACCGGTATCTGGCGGATAGTGACTTTGTCGAAGTTCCCGTAGAGCAGCTGTTGGATGCTGAGTATTTACGTCATCGTGCTCAGTTGATCGGTGATGAGGATATGGGCCCTGCAGAGGCGGGTATTTTCTCGGGTTATGCCGAAGAAGTGGCCGGGGTTATTCAATATGAACAGCCTAATACCACTCAAATTAGTATAGTGGATGCAGAAGGTAATGCTGTTTCGATGACCAGTACTATAGAGATGGGCTTCGGTTCAAGTGTAATGAGCAATGGTTTTTTGCTGAATAACCAGCTTACTGATTTCGATTTTCAGCCGCAAACCGAAACTGGGTTGGCGGCAAATCGTATAGAACCGGGCAAACGTCCGCGTAGTTCAATGTCACCGGTCATGGTTTTTGATGGCGATCAGAGTCTTCGCCATGTGCTTGGATCACCCGGTGGGCCGCGAATTATCAATTATGTGACGCAAACGGTAATGGCGCTGATTGATTGGGAATTAGATATTCAGAGCGCTATTAACTTGCCTAAAGTTACTAACCTGAACGGACAGACAGCTATTGAAGAAGACGTAGCGCCTGAGTTCTGGGCGGACGAATTCAGACAGCGTGGGCATCAACTTCAGGTAAGACCATTGAACAGTGGTTTGCATGGTATTACTATCGAATCGAGTGGGCTTTTATATGGCGGGGCAGATCCTCGTCGCGAAGGTGTAGCGAAAGGGCAGTGA
- the rrtA gene encoding rhombosortase, with the protein MLSSRHLILFRSPSLWVPALLLAVLFTLHNTPNALDALAYERNLLFTQPWRIIGAHFVHLNLLHLLSNALAFVVICIAFRRYVQGRILLNVIFFSAVFACLLPWMAEQYASFAGLSGVLHGVVIFAALRMLREKNQWGFILLALVIAKLIFEMTLASGDAGWLGAQVAYYSHLGGALGGALSIPALRKPPARLTKNAKED; encoded by the coding sequence ATGCTATCGTCGCGTCACCTCATTCTTTTTCGCTCGCCTTCACTCTGGGTACCCGCTTTACTTCTAGCGGTACTCTTCACTTTACACAATACACCTAATGCTCTGGACGCTTTAGCTTATGAGAGAAATCTCTTATTTACCCAGCCCTGGCGCATTATTGGTGCTCATTTTGTGCACCTGAACCTGCTTCACCTGCTCAGCAACGCACTCGCCTTTGTGGTTATCTGCATAGCCTTTCGTCGTTATGTACAGGGCCGTATTTTGCTCAATGTTATTTTCTTCAGCGCGGTATTTGCCTGCTTATTACCCTGGATGGCCGAACAATATGCCAGCTTTGCGGGTCTTTCAGGTGTTCTACACGGCGTGGTCATCTTTGCAGCACTGCGTATGTTACGGGAGAAAAATCAGTGGGGTTTTATTTTGCTGGCCCTGGTCATCGCGAAGCTCATTTTTGAAATGACATTAGCCAGTGGCGACGCCGGCTGGTTGGGCGCTCAGGTTGCGTATTACAGTCACTTAGGTGGTGCACTGGGTGGTGCTTTGTCGATCCCCGCGTTACGTAAACCGCCGGCAAGGCTGACAAAAAACGCCAAGGAAGATTAA
- a CDS encoding S9 family peptidase gives MKTKLYLAIASALLTVSCAATDSDVTEASGNDYAPAEYQPQATSTTSDQRIALTQIMADTEWVARSPENPYWSYDGNAVFFERKREGSPLRDLHSLLLNQQDEVAKVDIAELHEHDYSNAVYNDNRDMQAYVFEGNIFVRNLQSGQLRQLTRDSENKSNLQFLNDGRLAFRKNHTFMAVDLDSGFTETLASLRMSREPQGVTEPGDYLAREEVDLIEYNQVQRRQRQERHERQQALQERNPSLAPKPFYLGEGKQVAEVSLSPAGTKMLVAVTDSQSWRGEGDLMPRYVTESGRIENQEVRRRVADAEPVHHELYLLDLTSGEKSALSYDSLPGFDEDVLASVREENYAERGESYESEPKERAIEVISRWSAGQGNINWTQDGEQVAIMFRAWDNKDRWIATLDFDNAELVNQHRLHDEAWINRIFNDFDWIPGQNAIWYLSEEDGYSHLYVRDLDSATTRQLTQGQYIVDEVTMSQAGDFLYYHANKPSPGNYEIYRVAIASGEQQQLTDLGGINSAELSPAEDQLLITHSSALRPPELYVQPIGTSGQAQRLTHTISREFKSLPWKRPDIVAVPSNHVDEPIYSRVYLPDNFDPNRAEQYPAVVFIHGAGYLQNAHGGWSNYSREFMFHNKLTQQGYVVLDLDFRGSRGYGRDWRTAVYRQMGWPEVEDLVDVVSWMGENVNVDVERVGTYGGSYGGFLTFMSLFNEPGLFKAGAALRPVTDWAHYNTGYTSNILNLPQDDAIAYRRSSPIYFAEGLEDALLISAPMVDDNVFFQDSVRLVQRLIELEKEDFETAIFPVEPHGFVQPSSWLDQYRRIYKLFEDNLK, from the coding sequence ATGAAAACTAAACTCTATCTGGCAATTGCTTCTGCGTTGCTGACAGTCTCTTGTGCCGCTACTGATAGCGATGTAACTGAGGCTTCAGGCAACGATTATGCGCCGGCTGAATATCAGCCTCAGGCTACTTCCACTACTTCTGATCAGCGGATAGCGCTGACTCAGATCATGGCTGATACTGAATGGGTGGCACGTTCCCCGGAAAATCCTTACTGGTCTTATGACGGGAATGCAGTGTTCTTTGAACGCAAGCGTGAAGGCTCGCCTTTGCGTGACTTACATAGCCTGCTTTTGAACCAGCAGGACGAGGTTGCAAAAGTCGACATCGCTGAGCTGCATGAACATGACTACAGCAATGCTGTGTATAACGATAACCGTGATATGCAGGCTTATGTTTTCGAAGGCAATATTTTCGTCCGTAACCTGCAAAGCGGGCAACTGCGGCAGTTGACCCGTGACAGTGAAAACAAAAGCAACTTACAGTTTTTGAATGACGGCCGCCTGGCGTTTCGTAAAAACCATACTTTTATGGCGGTTGACCTGGATTCAGGCTTTACCGAAACCCTGGCCAGCCTGCGTATGTCACGGGAGCCTCAAGGGGTGACTGAACCTGGCGATTATCTGGCGCGCGAGGAAGTTGATCTTATCGAATATAATCAGGTTCAGCGTCGCCAGCGACAGGAACGTCATGAGCGCCAACAGGCATTGCAGGAGCGCAATCCAAGCCTGGCGCCTAAGCCTTTTTATCTGGGTGAAGGTAAACAGGTTGCAGAAGTCAGTCTTTCTCCCGCAGGAACAAAGATGCTGGTTGCTGTGACTGACTCGCAAAGCTGGCGTGGTGAGGGTGATTTAATGCCGCGTTATGTGACGGAGAGCGGGCGCATAGAGAACCAGGAAGTACGCCGGCGGGTTGCCGATGCCGAACCTGTGCATCATGAACTCTATTTGCTTGACCTGACCAGCGGTGAAAAATCAGCATTAAGTTACGATAGCCTGCCTGGTTTTGATGAGGACGTGTTGGCCTCGGTGCGCGAAGAAAACTACGCGGAACGTGGCGAAAGCTATGAAAGTGAACCCAAAGAGCGGGCGATTGAAGTTATCTCTCGCTGGTCTGCTGGTCAAGGCAACATCAACTGGACTCAGGATGGCGAGCAGGTCGCAATAATGTTCCGTGCCTGGGACAATAAAGATCGCTGGATAGCGACGCTGGATTTTGATAATGCAGAGCTGGTCAATCAGCATCGTTTGCATGATGAGGCCTGGATTAACCGTATATTCAATGATTTTGACTGGATACCTGGACAGAATGCTATCTGGTATTTATCCGAAGAAGATGGTTATTCTCATCTGTATGTGCGGGATTTGGACAGTGCCACCACACGGCAGCTTACTCAGGGCCAGTACATTGTGGATGAAGTCACTATGAGTCAGGCAGGGGACTTCCTGTATTATCATGCCAACAAACCCAGCCCGGGCAACTATGAGATTTACCGGGTGGCAATAGCCAGTGGCGAGCAGCAGCAGTTGACCGATCTTGGTGGTATTAATAGCGCCGAGTTAAGCCCAGCCGAAGACCAACTCCTGATAACGCATTCTTCTGCGTTACGCCCACCTGAGCTGTATGTGCAGCCTATAGGCACATCAGGGCAAGCACAGCGCCTGACCCATACTATCAGCCGTGAATTCAAGTCGCTGCCCTGGAAACGGCCAGATATAGTGGCGGTGCCTTCCAATCATGTAGATGAACCTATTTATAGTCGGGTGTATTTACCCGATAATTTTGACCCTAATCGTGCGGAACAGTACCCAGCGGTAGTCTTCATTCATGGTGCCGGTTATCTGCAGAACGCCCATGGAGGCTGGTCTAACTACAGCCGTGAATTCATGTTTCACAATAAACTGACCCAACAGGGTTATGTGGTACTGGATTTGGATTTCCGTGGTTCCAGAGGTTATGGACGTGACTGGCGTACCGCTGTATATCGTCAGATGGGTTGGCCTGAGGTGGAAGATCTGGTTGACGTAGTGAGCTGGATGGGCGAGAACGTGAATGTAGATGTGGAGCGGGTAGGTACCTATGGTGGTTCTTACGGTGGTTTCCTGACCTTCATGTCATTGTTCAATGAGCCTGGTTTATTTAAAGCTGGTGCTGCGTTGCGCCCAGTAACTGACTGGGCTCACTATAATACCGGGTACACCTCCAATATTCTCAATTTGCCGCAGGATGATGCTATTGCTTATCGTCGTAGCTCACCGATTTATTTTGCTGAAGGCTTAGAAGACGCGTTGCTGATCAGTGCGCCTATGGTGGACGATAATGTGTTCTTCCAGGACTCTGTGCGTCTGGTGCAGCGGTTGATTGAGCTGGAAAAAGAGGACTTTGAAACGGCTATCTTCCCGGTCGAACCCCATGGTTTTGTGCAACCATCGAGTTGGTTGGATCAGTACCGTCGTATTTATAAGTTATTTGAAGACAATCTGAAGTAA
- the maiA gene encoding maleylacetoacetate isomerase, translated as MQLYGYWRSSASYRVRIALHLKALDFEYKAVHLIKDGGEQKSADYGQLNPAQLVPTLVDGDLQLNQSLAIIEYLDSLSGPRLLPEDAKQAAIVRMLAYDMACDLQPIVNLRILQYVSGTLEAGDEGRSAWIKHWVDKAFTAFESRLQTYAGTYCVGDQVTLADLCLVPQVYNAQRFGVDLTPYPTLMAVHDRLQQLPAFAKARPEAQPDAVV; from the coding sequence ATGCAGCTATACGGATACTGGCGGTCATCCGCCAGTTATCGGGTACGCATTGCCTTGCATTTGAAAGCACTGGATTTCGAATATAAGGCCGTGCACCTGATTAAAGATGGCGGTGAGCAGAAGTCAGCGGATTATGGGCAACTAAACCCGGCTCAGTTAGTACCGACGCTGGTTGATGGTGATCTGCAGCTGAATCAGTCACTGGCTATTATTGAATATCTGGATAGCCTGTCAGGCCCACGTTTGCTACCTGAAGACGCTAAGCAGGCCGCTATTGTGCGTATGCTGGCTTATGATATGGCATGCGATCTGCAACCTATTGTTAATTTACGGATACTGCAGTATGTCAGTGGCACACTGGAAGCTGGTGATGAAGGCCGTAGTGCCTGGATCAAACACTGGGTAGATAAAGCTTTTACGGCGTTTGAAAGCCGTTTACAGACTTACGCAGGCACCTATTGCGTCGGCGACCAAGTGACTCTGGCGGACCTTTGTCTGGTGCCCCAGGTATATAATGCGCAGCGCTTCGGTGTTGACTTAACACCTTATCCTACCTTGATGGCGGTACACGATCGCCTGCAGCAGCTGCCAGCATTTGCCAAAGCAAGACCTGAGGCACAGCCTGACGCTGTCGTTTGA
- a CDS encoding fumarylacetoacetate hydrolase family protein translates to MKLATYKDGSRDGLLVVVSKDLSRAVKVLEIAPTMQYALDHWDTVEPKLKEAYVALNNGKCSDDFAFHQDECESPLPRAYQWADGSAYVNHVELVRKARNAEMPESFWEEPLMYQGGSDSFLAPREDIEMPSDEWGIDFEGEIAIITDDVPMAVKARDADKHIRLLMLVNDVSLRGLIPGELAKGFGFFQSKPSSAFSPVAVTPDELNDSWKDNKLHLPLLSTYNGELFGKPNAGQDMTFDFSRLVEHAAKSRPLAAGTIIGSGTVSNKQGTDHGSAISEGGVGYSCIAEVRMIETIRDGKPATQFMKFGDSIHMEMLDSQGHSIFGAIEQKVVKYDGA, encoded by the coding sequence ATGAAATTAGCTACTTATAAAGATGGCAGTCGCGACGGCCTGTTGGTTGTTGTTAGCAAGGATTTGTCGCGCGCGGTTAAAGTGCTGGAAATTGCGCCCACCATGCAATATGCATTGGATCACTGGGATACTGTAGAACCTAAGCTTAAAGAAGCTTACGTAGCCTTAAATAATGGCAAGTGCAGCGACGATTTTGCGTTCCATCAGGATGAGTGTGAATCACCATTACCACGTGCTTACCAGTGGGCGGATGGCAGTGCTTATGTCAACCATGTCGAATTAGTGCGTAAGGCGCGCAATGCGGAGATGCCAGAGAGCTTCTGGGAAGAACCATTGATGTATCAGGGTGGGTCTGATTCCTTCCTGGCACCGCGGGAAGATATAGAAATGCCTTCTGATGAGTGGGGTATCGACTTTGAAGGCGAAATCGCCATTATCACCGACGATGTGCCTATGGCAGTTAAAGCCAGAGATGCGGACAAACACATTCGTTTGCTGATGCTGGTTAACGATGTGTCTCTGCGCGGTCTTATCCCGGGCGAACTGGCTAAAGGTTTTGGTTTCTTCCAGTCTAAACCGTCTTCAGCGTTTTCTCCGGTCGCAGTTACACCGGATGAGCTGAACGACTCATGGAAAGACAACAAACTGCACCTGCCATTGCTGTCTACATACAACGGTGAGCTTTTTGGCAAGCCGAATGCCGGTCAGGACATGACCTTTGATTTTTCACGCCTGGTTGAACATGCCGCCAAAAGCCGCCCATTAGCGGCCGGTACTATTATAGGTTCAGGTACGGTGTCGAATAAGCAGGGCACTGATCACGGTAGCGCTATTAGTGAAGGGGGCGTCGGTTATAGCTGTATAGCGGAAGTACGTATGATTGAAACCATTCGTGATGGTAAACCCGCTACTCAGTTCATGAAGTTTGGTGACAGCATTCACATGGAAATGCTGGATAGTCAGGGCCATAGTATTTTTGGTGCGATTGAACAAAAAGTTGTTAAGTACGACGGAGCCTGA